ATGAGTCTGTTTATGATACCTATTGGATCGTTACAGTTACCGATGGTAAGGCTGAAGCAAAAATCATGAAATATTAACTGTTGATCTGTACCCTTTTATAAAGACACAACAAAGCATCAGGTTCTCTTTTTTGCCTCTGAAATCCCCTTAGATCGTTATGGACTAAAGATTTCTGAAGTAAGGAAGAGAACCTTGTAATTTGTAATAATCTAACAAATTGTACCTTTGCGCCCTGAAAGAAAGGGAAAATCCCTTTTTTGCGGACCTACAGAACATGAAGTACGAAAAAGAGATCAACCGTCGTAAGACCTTCGCTATTATTTCCCACCCCGATGCGGGTAAGACCACGCTTACAGAGAAATTACTGTTATTTGGTGGCGCTATCCAAACAGCAGGAGCTGTTAAGAGCAATAAGATCAAGAAGCATGCGACTTCTGATTTCATGGAGATCGAGCGACAAAGAGGTATCTCTGTAGCTACTTCTGTGATGTCATTTGAGTATAAGGACATATTGATCAATCTTCTGGATACGCCTGGACACAAAGATTTCGCAGAAGATACCTATCGAACGCTGACGGCGGTAGATAGCGTTATTCTGGTAGTAGACAGTGTGAATGGGGTGGAAGACCAGACCCGAAGACTGATGGAAGTTTGTAGAATGCGTGATACACCCGTGATCGTTTTTATCAATAAAATGGATCGCGATGGTAAGAACCGCTTTGATCTACTGGAAGAAATTGAAAAAGAATTACACATCTCTCTTCATCCTATGACCTGGCCGATCAATAGTGGTAAGGAGTTCAAAGGCGTGTATAATCTGCACGATAAAAACCTGCGCTTATTTACGGCCAGCACAAAAGCGGATGATGATGATACCATCGCGATCGATGATCTGTCCTCTTCTTTATTGGATGAAAAAGTAGGAGAAAAAGATGCTGCACAATTAAGAGAAGATGTGGAGTTGATCGATGGTGTTTATGGAGAACTAAAAGTGGATGATTATCTGACCGCTAAAATCGCCCCTGTATTTTTTGGTAGTGCAGTGAATAATTTCGGTGTCAAAGAAATGCTGGATACATTTATCCGAATAGCACCTGTTCCACGCAGCAGAAATACTTCTTCACGTACCATCGAAGTGGGAGAAGATAAATTCAGTGGTTTTATCTTCAAGATACATGCCAACCTAGATCCTAAACACCGCGACCGTATTGCTTTTATGCGTGTATGTAGCGGAAAATTTGAGCGTAATAAATACTATCATCATGTTCGTCTGGACAAAGACATGCGTTTCAGCAATCCATATACATTCATGGCTCGCAGTAAAGATGTGATCGAGGATGCTTATGCTGGTGATGTAGTGGGTTTATTCGATACCGGTAATTTCAAGATCGGTGATACACTGACTGAAGGCGAAAGTTTCTATTTCACCGGTATTCCAACTTTTTCTCCTGAGATATTTAAGGAATTGGTGAATAAAGACCCGATGAAGACCAAGCAATTGGAAAAGGGTATTAGTCAGTTGACAGATGAAGGGGTTGCGCAATTATTTACACAATATGGTGGTACGAAAAAAATCATTGGTTGCGTAGGAGAGCTTCAGTTTGAAGTGATACAGTATCGTTTGTTACAAGAGTACGGAGCTGCTTGTGAGTTCAGAACCTTGCCTTTTTATAAAGCTTGCTGGCTGACCAGTAATGATGCGAAAAAGCTGGAAGATTTTCTGCGATTCAAACAACAAAATTCAGCTGAAGATAAAGACGGACATCCCGTATACCTGGCACAAAGTGAATGGTTCTTGAATACAGAGATCACGAATAATCCTGATATCAGTTTTCATTTCTCTAGCGAGATCCATAAATAAAGGTCAACTGGCAATTGGTAGCTGGATGGTGAATACGGCGCCCTTATTTTTTCCTTCGCTAAATGCTGCGATCATTCCGCCATGGTTTTGTATGATCTTACGTGTCAGATAGAGGCCTATTCCCGCTGAGATCTCACCCTCTGTACCTGACTGACCTTCGGGTGTGAATTTTTGAAAAATGAGTTCTGCCTTACCAGACTCAAATCCTACGCCTTTATCAGCGATCAGGATATGAATATGTCCGCTGAATAAATGGACTTTTATAATGATTTCTCCGCCTCTGTGTGAAAATTTGATGGCGTTTCCAATAATATTTGAAATCGCTTGTGATAATAACCGACGATTACATTTTACAGCCACATCCGCAATCTCATGTTTAACGATTTGTATTTGTTTCGACAGTGCCGATACATGTTGAGAATCGATGGCCATCCCAATCACCTGATCGATCTTCAAACTTTCATATACATGCGATTGATGCTCACCATTTCCTCCCTCGAGGATCATGACCATATCTTGGATAAAACGTAGTTGTTCAGTTGCTGTTTTATGAATCAGCATTCCATACTGTTGAATGTGATCCTGATTTTTTTCTGATTGTATCAATGACCCGATCTGGCTGATCTGTGCAAATGGCGTTCGTAGATCATGCGATAATAAAGCCAGCAGATCTTTTCTTTCTTTTAATAAACCATCCATTGAGTCAATGGTCAACTGTACTTGTTGCAGTAATTGTCCTGCCTCATCTGAATAATGTAAAGGGAGAGAAGGGATTATTTTCTTTCCGGTATAATCTGATAATGCTTTTTTGGCTTCATGTAAAGGCCATAGCAATCCACGTAATAAATACAATGTACCTCCGGTAGCAACCAAAGTGGCCAATAAAGCAACAATGATAATATTCCACCCTTCTAAAGGTGTCCAATCAAAAGTGATTGCCATGATCAGTACGATCAATGGAATGTGCACACCAATAAATGCAATGAATAAAAACTTCATGGTATAATTGGTGGATAGGAATCCGGGTCTGGAGAAAAACCGGTAAACATTCTTCATATCGTAGAAAGATTGCCCTACAAAAATGCTTCCTTTACATCGGATAATGGGCTAAAACTTAAAAAAAGATTAAAAAATGCATGTGTTCGATACTAATCAATTGGTAGTCAGTCGATTTGAGGAAGCCCATCAGGCTGATTTTTTTGCGTTAAATAGTCATCCAGAAGTGATGCGGTATATCCGTCCGGTTAAATCAGAAGAGGAATGCAGGGCCTTTCTTATCGAGAATATTCGACTATATCGCGATGGTTCTGTCATTGGGCGCTATCATGTAGCTGAAAAAAATACCGCTTCTTTTGTTGGTACATTCTCAATCCTGATGATGCCCGATCGGGATGCTTATCATATCGGTTATGCACTTATGCCTTGGGCACAGGGACGGGGTTGGGCAAAAGAGCTGGTAATCAAAGGCATTCAATGGTTTTTTGAGCAAACGGATCAACACCAGCTTTTTGCCATCACAGAGCCTGAAAATATAGCTTCAGCAATTGTTTTACAAAAGACGGGCTTTACGATTCAGGAATCCATCGAACAAAGGGGTACATTATTAGATGTGTATTGCATCCACAGGAATTTGTAATGCTTGATGGCTTCATTTTCTAATCCCTACCTTTGCAGCCAGCTATGAAGTCAAAAACACTTAAAAAGGACAAGGTTAATATCATTACACTCGGTTGCAGCAAAAATCTGGTGGATAGTGAAGTACTTAGTGGACAATTAAGCGCCAATGATATTGATGTGGTGCATGAGAATACAAAACTGGATCACAATATTGTAGTAGTGAATACCTGCGGTTTTATCGATAAAGCCAAAGAGGAGAGCATCAATACCATATTAGATCAGGTAGAACTCAAACGCAGAGGGAAACTCGATAAAGTGTATGTTACAGGATGTTTGAGTGAACGATACCGTGGTGATCTGGAAGCCGAAATGCCGGAAGTAGATGCTTGGTTTGGTACGATGGAGTTGCCCTTGATCCTGAAAAAGTTTGAAGCAGATTATAAATCTGAATTATTAGGCGAAAGATTGCTCAGTACCCCTCAGCATTATGCATACATGAAGATCAGTGAAGGTTGTAATCGTACTTGTTCTTTTTGTGCGATCCCTTTGATGCGTGGACAGCATGTCAGCAAACCCATTGAAGAGTTGGTGGCAGAAGCAGAGAGTTTGGTTAAGAAAGGAGTGAAAGAGATCATGCTGATTGCGCAGGAACTGACCTATTATGGATTGGATATTTATAAGAAGAGAGAATTACCTCGTTTGTTGAATGCCTTAGCTGACGTAAAAGGATTGGAATGGATTCGTCTGCACTACGCATACCCCAGTAAATTTCCTTTGGAGGTATTGGATGTGATGCGTGAGCGCGATAATATCTGTAAGTATCTGGATATGCCCTTGCAGCATGCAAGCAATAATATGCTGAAAGCCATGCGAAGAAACATCACCCGAGAAGAAATGAGTGAGCTGATACAGCAGATCAGAGAAAGAGTGCCGGGCATCTGTTTGAGAACCACACTGATCGCCGGTTTCCCGGGCGAAACGGAAGAGGATGTGGAAGAATTAAAAGACTTTCTTCGTGAACATCGCTTTGATCGCGTAGGGATCTTCAGTTATAGCCATGAAGAGAATACCAGTGCCTATGATCTGGAAGATAATATCTCCGAAGAAGAAAAAGCTGAACGAGCACAGGAAGTGATGGAAGTACAGCAAGAGATCAGTTATGAAAAGAACCAGGAGAAGATCGGAAAGATATTTAAAGTACTGATCGATAAAAAAGAAGCCGGACGTTACTTAGGTCGTACTGAATTTGATAGTGTTGAAGTAGATAATGAAGTAGTGGTGCATTCTTCAAAAAAATTACTGCCGGGTACTTTTGTACAAGTAAAGATCACCAAGGCTTATGATTATGATCTTGAAGGAGAAGTGATCAACGATTAGTAATAGTGATCTTATTCTCAAATTGAGATATGCAAAAAAAGACACACTGGATATTGTATTTGTCATTAAGTATTTCAGGTGTACTGGTCTTATGGCTCTATGCGATTTTATTCACTGCTAATGATCGTGTCCCTGGTACCGAGTACTATTATTCAGGAACACTTAATGATGGATTCAATATCTATACCGGTGTATTGTTCTTTTTAATAGGGATCATTGTAGGCTATTTTTCCAATGCAAATATTTGGATGGCGGGTATCTCTTCGATACTATGCTTGCCATTGATAGCCTTGTATGAAGCAACCATATACAAAGGCAGTCATAATCTTATTCCCTTTGAGCTGCTGTTTTATTT
Above is a genomic segment from Sediminibacterium sp. KACHI17 containing:
- a CDS encoding peptide chain release factor 3, giving the protein MKYEKEINRRKTFAIISHPDAGKTTLTEKLLLFGGAIQTAGAVKSNKIKKHATSDFMEIERQRGISVATSVMSFEYKDILINLLDTPGHKDFAEDTYRTLTAVDSVILVVDSVNGVEDQTRRLMEVCRMRDTPVIVFINKMDRDGKNRFDLLEEIEKELHISLHPMTWPINSGKEFKGVYNLHDKNLRLFTASTKADDDDTIAIDDLSSSLLDEKVGEKDAAQLREDVELIDGVYGELKVDDYLTAKIAPVFFGSAVNNFGVKEMLDTFIRIAPVPRSRNTSSRTIEVGEDKFSGFIFKIHANLDPKHRDRIAFMRVCSGKFERNKYYHHVRLDKDMRFSNPYTFMARSKDVIEDAYAGDVVGLFDTGNFKIGDTLTEGESFYFTGIPTFSPEIFKELVNKDPMKTKQLEKGISQLTDEGVAQLFTQYGGTKKIIGCVGELQFEVIQYRLLQEYGAACEFRTLPFYKACWLTSNDAKKLEDFLRFKQQNSAEDKDGHPVYLAQSEWFLNTEITNNPDISFHFSSEIHK
- a CDS encoding HAMP domain-containing sensor histidine kinase; translation: MKNVYRFFSRPGFLSTNYTMKFLFIAFIGVHIPLIVLIMAITFDWTPLEGWNIIIVALLATLVATGGTLYLLRGLLWPLHEAKKALSDYTGKKIIPSLPLHYSDEAGQLLQQVQLTIDSMDGLLKERKDLLALLSHDLRTPFAQISQIGSLIQSEKNQDHIQQYGMLIHKTATEQLRFIQDMVMILEGGNGEHQSHVYESLKIDQVIGMAIDSQHVSALSKQIQIVKHEIADVAVKCNRRLLSQAISNIIGNAIKFSHRGGEIIIKVHLFSGHIHILIADKGVGFESGKAELIFQKFTPEGQSGTEGEISAGIGLYLTRKIIQNHGGMIAAFSEGKNKGAVFTIQLPIAS
- a CDS encoding GNAT family N-acetyltransferase, with amino-acid sequence MFDTNQLVVSRFEEAHQADFFALNSHPEVMRYIRPVKSEEECRAFLIENIRLYRDGSVIGRYHVAEKNTASFVGTFSILMMPDRDAYHIGYALMPWAQGRGWAKELVIKGIQWFFEQTDQHQLFAITEPENIASAIVLQKTGFTIQESIEQRGTLLDVYCIHRNL
- the rimO gene encoding 30S ribosomal protein S12 methylthiotransferase RimO, translating into MKSKTLKKDKVNIITLGCSKNLVDSEVLSGQLSANDIDVVHENTKLDHNIVVVNTCGFIDKAKEESINTILDQVELKRRGKLDKVYVTGCLSERYRGDLEAEMPEVDAWFGTMELPLILKKFEADYKSELLGERLLSTPQHYAYMKISEGCNRTCSFCAIPLMRGQHVSKPIEELVAEAESLVKKGVKEIMLIAQELTYYGLDIYKKRELPRLLNALADVKGLEWIRLHYAYPSKFPLEVLDVMRERDNICKYLDMPLQHASNNMLKAMRRNITREEMSELIQQIRERVPGICLRTTLIAGFPGETEEDVEELKDFLREHRFDRVGIFSYSHEENTSAYDLEDNISEEEKAERAQEVMEVQQEISYEKNQEKIGKIFKVLIDKKEAGRYLGRTEFDSVEVDNEVVVHSSKKLLPGTFVQVKITKAYDYDLEGEVIND